Proteins encoded in a region of the Planococcus citri chromosome 1, ihPlaCitr1.1, whole genome shotgun sequence genome:
- the LOC135844154 gene encoding zinc transporter Slc39a7-like, translating to MIRNVSKYFKVLALLIIVTIVFFSFPSFCNAHNHHDHDHDHEHHHHEEPPSFKYSKEANAKSQQPTSKKKAMSMSSIWSEALSSTIIISIAPFIILYFIPLNNRREHSSFLKILLSFASGGLLGDAFLHLIPHALMPHSHHDGHSHSHSHSHSHSHGDNNIGLWVLSGILAFLVIEKSVRLLKGEHSHSHFDSDESEEHKDKSDKKKKAVKEKKSDDKVADDDKDSASETEEEIKVAGYLNLAADFTHNFTDGLAIGASYLAGRTVGWVTTITILFHEIPHEIGDFAILVQSGCSKKKAMFLQLITAVGAITGTVVSLLSGGIDESTTSWVLPFTAGGFIYIATVSIIPDLLTDTKFVQSIKEIAALLFGVLMMVIVAQFE from the exons ATGATCAGGAACGTTTCGAAGTATTTTAAGGTGCTAGCGTTACTCATAATCGTTACGATCGTGTTCTTTAGTTTTCCTAGTTTTTGTAACGCTCATAATCATCATGATCATGATCACGATCACGAACATCACCACCACGAAGAACCGCCTTCattcaaatattccaaagaaGCCAACGCCAAATCACAACAGCCCACATCCAAGAAAAAGGCAATGAGTATGTCTAGTATATGGTCGGAAGCTCTATCTTCTACCATCATTATCAGCATAGCGCCGTTTATAATATTGTATTTCATACCCCTGAATAACCGAAGGGAGcatagttcatttttaaaaatattattaagttTCGCTTCCGGAGGATTGTTAGGTGATGCATTTTTACATCTGATTCCTCACGCCCTGATGCCACATTCTCATCACGATGGTCACAGTCACAGTCactcgcattcgcattcgcattcccACGGTGATAATAACATCGGTCTGTGGGTCTTGAGCGGTATTCTGGCGTTCTTGGTTATCGAGAAAAGTGTTCGTTTGCTGAAAGGTGAGCACTCCCATTCGCACTTTGATTCCGACGAAAGCGAAGAACATAAGgataaaagtgataaaaaaaagaaagctgTTAAAGAAAAGAAATCCGACGATAAAGTCGCCGACGACGACAAGGATTCAGCTTCTGAAACCGAAG aggAAATCAAAGTCGCCGGATATTTGAATCTAGCGGCAGATTTTACGCATAACTTTACCGATGGCTTGGCCATTGGCGCCTCTTATCTTGCCGGAAGAACTGTTGGTTGGGTTACTACAATTACAATTCTGTTTCACGAAATACCTCATGAAATTGGTGATTTTGCCATTCTAGTCCAATCAGGATGCTCGAAAAAGAAG GCTATGTTTTTGCAGTTGATTACGGCTGTTGGTGCTATTACCGGTACTGTAGTATCGCTTTTATCGGGAGGAATTG ACGAAAGTACAACTTCTTGGGTGCTGCCATTCACAGCTGGCGGTTTTATTTATATAGCCACAGTTTCCATTATACCAGATTTATTAACTGATACGAAGTTCGTGCAATCTATCAAAGAAATTGCCGCGTTATTATTCGGAGTTCTAATGATGGTGATAGTTGCACAATTCGAGTGA
- the LOC135844121 gene encoding BUD13 homolog isoform X1, which produces MNSEKASSKKIISQKEYLKRYLSSTKTETEEKPIEWADVKVIKIISQKEYLKKYLSNTKTKTKKKPIKWANVKVIDDNDLTSHHTEENFDLETGEDAPVIAAVIDDRPKTIQRLEAYKTNDRWAPVPQVNDVAVVIVFFSAISENSSHKRNQRDHYEEIHIHDDTESGHDSPTVEPRSITDRDKKYERHSTSRFINDTSNSKDKRSGKLQNHSSDFNSLRSKDEKITPLETGESKYSSSSSKNESEWRNRKTNVENIEKPTAEQYYQWGKGLKQIEDENEKLAYSMHEMSKPLARYADDEDLDKHLRNIERDGDPLAIIRRNLNDDSSADGAKPKYKGTYPQNRFEIPPGHKWDGVDRSNGYEVKWLGKAKAEEAVKEEAYKWSTEDM; this is translated from the exons ATGAATTCTGAGAAAgcatcttcgaaaaaaatcatatcccAAAAGGAATACTTGAAGAGATATTTATCTAGCACTAAGACTGAAACTGAGGAAAAACCGATTGAGTG GGCAGATGTCAAAGTAATCAAAATCATATCCCAAAAGGAATACTTGAAGAAATATTTATCTAACACTAAGACTAAAACTAAGAAAAAACCGATCAAGTG GGCAAATGTCAAAGTAATCGATGATAACGATTTAACCAGCCATCATACCGAAGAAAACTTCGATTTGGAGACTGGTGAAGATGCTCCCGTTATTGCAGCAGTTATTGATGATAGACCGAAAACAATACAACGTTTAGAAGCATATAAAACTAACGATCGATGGGCTCCTGTACCACAAGTGAATGATG TTGCAGttgtcattgtttttttttcagcaatttccgAAAATTCATCTCACAAAAGAAATCAACGTGACCACTATGAGGAAATTCACATTCATGATGATACTGAATCAGGACATGATTCACCCACGGTCGAACCTAGATCAATAACAGATCGCGATAAAAAGTATGAAAGACATTCAACTTCAAGATTTATTAATGATACATCGAATTCGAAGGACAAAAGATCGGGTAAACTCCAAAATCACAGCTCGGATTTTAATTCTTTGCGcagtaaagatgaaaaaattactccattAGAGACAGGTGAATCTAAGTATTCGTCTTCAAGTAGCAAAAATGAATCAGAGTGGCGCAATAGGAAAACCAATGTCGAAAATATAGAGAAACCAACTGCTGAACAATACTACCAATGGGGAAAAGG aTTAAAACAAATCGAAgacgaaaacgaaaaactgGCTTACTCAATGCACGAAATGTCGAAGCCTCTGGCTCGTTATGCGGATGACGAAGATTTAGACAAACATTTAAGAAATATAGAACGCGATGGAGATCCACTAGCAATAATAAGAAGAAATTTGAACGATGATAGTTCTGCTGATG GTGCTAAGCCAAAATACAAAGGAACTTATCCTCAAAATCGTTTTGAAATCCCACCTGGCCATAAATGGGATGGAGTGGATAGATCTAATGGATATGAAGTGAAATGGTTGGGTAAAGCGAAAGCTGAAGAAGCGGTCAAAGAAGAAGCATATAAATGGAGTACTGAAGATATGTAA
- the LOC135844121 gene encoding BUD13 homolog isoform X2 → MNSEKASSKKIISQKEYLKRYLSSTKTETEEKPIEWADVKVIKIISQKEYLKKYLSNTKTKTKKKPIKWANVKVIDDNDLTSHHTEENFDLETGEDAPVIAAVIDDRPKTIQRLEAYKTNDRWAPVPQVNDAISENSSHKRNQRDHYEEIHIHDDTESGHDSPTVEPRSITDRDKKYERHSTSRFINDTSNSKDKRSGKLQNHSSDFNSLRSKDEKITPLETGESKYSSSSSKNESEWRNRKTNVENIEKPTAEQYYQWGKGLKQIEDENEKLAYSMHEMSKPLARYADDEDLDKHLRNIERDGDPLAIIRRNLNDDSSADGAKPKYKGTYPQNRFEIPPGHKWDGVDRSNGYEVKWLGKAKAEEAVKEEAYKWSTEDM, encoded by the exons ATGAATTCTGAGAAAgcatcttcgaaaaaaatcatatcccAAAAGGAATACTTGAAGAGATATTTATCTAGCACTAAGACTGAAACTGAGGAAAAACCGATTGAGTG GGCAGATGTCAAAGTAATCAAAATCATATCCCAAAAGGAATACTTGAAGAAATATTTATCTAACACTAAGACTAAAACTAAGAAAAAACCGATCAAGTG GGCAAATGTCAAAGTAATCGATGATAACGATTTAACCAGCCATCATACCGAAGAAAACTTCGATTTGGAGACTGGTGAAGATGCTCCCGTTATTGCAGCAGTTATTGATGATAGACCGAAAACAATACAACGTTTAGAAGCATATAAAACTAACGATCGATGGGCTCCTGTACCACAAGTGAATGATG caatttccgAAAATTCATCTCACAAAAGAAATCAACGTGACCACTATGAGGAAATTCACATTCATGATGATACTGAATCAGGACATGATTCACCCACGGTCGAACCTAGATCAATAACAGATCGCGATAAAAAGTATGAAAGACATTCAACTTCAAGATTTATTAATGATACATCGAATTCGAAGGACAAAAGATCGGGTAAACTCCAAAATCACAGCTCGGATTTTAATTCTTTGCGcagtaaagatgaaaaaattactccattAGAGACAGGTGAATCTAAGTATTCGTCTTCAAGTAGCAAAAATGAATCAGAGTGGCGCAATAGGAAAACCAATGTCGAAAATATAGAGAAACCAACTGCTGAACAATACTACCAATGGGGAAAAGG aTTAAAACAAATCGAAgacgaaaacgaaaaactgGCTTACTCAATGCACGAAATGTCGAAGCCTCTGGCTCGTTATGCGGATGACGAAGATTTAGACAAACATTTAAGAAATATAGAACGCGATGGAGATCCACTAGCAATAATAAGAAGAAATTTGAACGATGATAGTTCTGCTGATG GTGCTAAGCCAAAATACAAAGGAACTTATCCTCAAAATCGTTTTGAAATCCCACCTGGCCATAAATGGGATGGAGTGGATAGATCTAATGGATATGAAGTGAAATGGTTGGGTAAAGCGAAAGCTGAAGAAGCGGTCAAAGAAGAAGCATATAAATGGAGTACTGAAGATATGTAA
- the LOC135844121 gene encoding BUD13 homolog isoform X3 encodes MNSEKASSKKIISQKEYLKRYLSSTKTETEEKPIEWADVKVIKIISQKEYLKKYLSNTKTKTKKKPIKWANVKVIDDNDLTSHHTEENFDLETGEDAPVIAAVIDDRPKTIQRLEAYKTNDRWAPVPQVNDVAVVIVFFSAISENSSHKRNQRDHYEEIHIHDDTESGHDSPTVEPRSITDRDKKYERHSTSRFINDTSNSKDKRSETGESKYSSSSSKNESEWRNRKTNVENIEKPTAEQYYQWGKGLKQIEDENEKLAYSMHEMSKPLARYADDEDLDKHLRNIERDGDPLAIIRRNLNDDSSADGAKPKYKGTYPQNRFEIPPGHKWDGVDRSNGYEVKWLGKAKAEEAVKEEAYKWSTEDM; translated from the exons ATGAATTCTGAGAAAgcatcttcgaaaaaaatcatatcccAAAAGGAATACTTGAAGAGATATTTATCTAGCACTAAGACTGAAACTGAGGAAAAACCGATTGAGTG GGCAGATGTCAAAGTAATCAAAATCATATCCCAAAAGGAATACTTGAAGAAATATTTATCTAACACTAAGACTAAAACTAAGAAAAAACCGATCAAGTG GGCAAATGTCAAAGTAATCGATGATAACGATTTAACCAGCCATCATACCGAAGAAAACTTCGATTTGGAGACTGGTGAAGATGCTCCCGTTATTGCAGCAGTTATTGATGATAGACCGAAAACAATACAACGTTTAGAAGCATATAAAACTAACGATCGATGGGCTCCTGTACCACAAGTGAATGATG TTGCAGttgtcattgtttttttttcagcaatttccgAAAATTCATCTCACAAAAGAAATCAACGTGACCACTATGAGGAAATTCACATTCATGATGATACTGAATCAGGACATGATTCACCCACGGTCGAACCTAGATCAATAACAGATCGCGATAAAAAGTATGAAAGACATTCAACTTCAAGATTTATTAATGATACATCGAATTCGAAGGACAAAAGATCGG AGACAGGTGAATCTAAGTATTCGTCTTCAAGTAGCAAAAATGAATCAGAGTGGCGCAATAGGAAAACCAATGTCGAAAATATAGAGAAACCAACTGCTGAACAATACTACCAATGGGGAAAAGG aTTAAAACAAATCGAAgacgaaaacgaaaaactgGCTTACTCAATGCACGAAATGTCGAAGCCTCTGGCTCGTTATGCGGATGACGAAGATTTAGACAAACATTTAAGAAATATAGAACGCGATGGAGATCCACTAGCAATAATAAGAAGAAATTTGAACGATGATAGTTCTGCTGATG GTGCTAAGCCAAAATACAAAGGAACTTATCCTCAAAATCGTTTTGAAATCCCACCTGGCCATAAATGGGATGGAGTGGATAGATCTAATGGATATGAAGTGAAATGGTTGGGTAAAGCGAAAGCTGAAGAAGCGGTCAAAGAAGAAGCATATAAATGGAGTACTGAAGATATGTAA